The DNA segment GCGCAGCAGCTACATATGCCCTAGGACGCTAGCGGTGAAGGCTAATGCGGCTGCTTGCGACATACCGAGACCTATTGTTGATCTCTTAAGGTCGGAGGGGTGCAGAGGCTACCTTCTCATAGAAGTAGAATCCAAATAACTCGTCCTCTGCCGTAGGAGATTCTCTTAAGCTACTGTAGTTTAGCGTATTCAGATACTATCCTGCTTAATCTTTCGTAAGCCTTCTCTAGTCTAAGCCTCTTCTCTTTGATGGAGGAGCGCATACCCTCTAACCAGTTTTCTTTCTCAAGCAAGGCTTTGGCTAGAGTTTGTGGTGCTGGCCCGCCATCCACCTCCCTTCTAGCGATAAACGTGGTGGGGTTGAGCGCGTTTCTAACAGCTTCTTCAGATAGGGTTAGGGTTCTCCCTAAGACCTTTTTTGAGCATCTGTTTATCATCTCGAGGCTTATCTGGGAGGGCTCAACCCCATTCTCAACCGCCTCCTTGACCACCATACCTACTATTGTGTGCGCGGTTCTAAATGGTATGCCGCACTCCCTCACCAACGTGTCTGCGAGCTCTGTTGCTGTAGCGTAGCTCTGCTCCACAAGCATCCTCATCCTACCTCTATCAACCTTAAGCGTTGCAACCATACGCTCAACCACCCTAAGTGTTGCGAGCGTAAGTTTACAGCTCTCCCAAAGGAGGGCATTCAACTCCTGAAGGTCTCTGTTGTAGGAGAAGGGTAGCCCCTTACAGAGTGTGAAGGCTGCTGTTAGCAGACCAACTATACGTGCGCATTTTGCTCGAGCGATCTCAGCGGAATCAGGGTTCTTCTTCTGAGGCATGATGCTGCTGGTCGATGAGAATTCATCCGCGAGTTCAACCATCTTGTAGCCGTCTGAGCTGAAGAGGATTATCTCCTCGCAAAGCCTGCTTAAGTCTGTGGCTATTAGAGCGTAGGCAGCCATAGCCTCCAATATGAAGTCTCTTGAACCCACAGCATCTACAGAGTTACCTAGTATACCATCAAAGCCGAGCAGATCAGCTGTCAAACGCCTATCTATCTTGTAGCCTGTGGTCGTCAAGGCGCCTGAGCCGAGTGGTGAAAGATTAACCCTACCGTACACCTCGAGTAACCTAGTTAGGTCCCGTGATAAAGCCTCGACGTGTGCTAAGAGGAGGTGCCCGAAGGTTGTGGGCTGAGCGATCTGAGTATGGGTGAAGCCCGGCGCCAATGTATCCTTTTCGCTTCTAGCTTTATCCAAAAGTGTTTGCAGTAGCGTAATCAGGTTTTCAGCCACATCAAGCAGATATTCTCTTAATCTGATTCTTAGGCAGGTTGCTACCTCATCGTTTCTCGATCTACCTGTGTGGATCCAGCCGCCTTGCTGCTCACCCACGATCTCTATAACCTTCGCCTCTATCGCCTCGTGAATGTCCTCAAACCCCTCTTTAGCAACTTCGCCGTAACCCCTAGCCCCTATCTCTTGAAGCGCAGAGAGTATCTTCGCCCCAGCCTCAGAAGGTATTATCTTCTGTTTGATCAGCATAACAACGTGCGCTTCAGTCACCTTGAGATCCGCTTCAAATATCTCCTCATCAATAGGGAGGGAGCTTGTGTACTCTAACGCCGATTTATCCATCTCTTCTGGTAGCCTACCCCTTCTTAAAACACCTTTAACCAACTTAGCCACTTCTCCTCTTAGCTTCCTTTTTCAAGCGCCTTGCTGAGGCTATGTAGTCTGTTAGGGCTGCGAAAGCCCTTCCAGCATCGACCATACTGACCACTATTATTGTATCGGTGTAGCAGCTTATCGTATCCTCTATATTTATGTGCCTCCTCGAAAGCTGTGTTATGAAAGATACAGCACAGCCAGGTGTCTTTATTATCTTAATAGGGCTTCTAACTATTATAGCAGCCAAATTGGTTGTGCTCTCAAGGATCTCATCGCTCCTAAACAGCTTCACAACATCCTCATATAACCTCTGGTCGAAGAGAAGTGTAATCGCATCTATACTCTCAGATATCTGAAGAAACTCCTCCCTATAGCTGAGAAGCAGACTACCAACCGCCTCAAGGGTCTTCCTCCTCTTTTCAACCGAAATCTTAGCCACGTCTGTGCGAACCGTTACCGTGCTGTTCATAACCACATCAAGAACGTCTTCCCCAACCACCCTATACCTTCCCCTCAATCTTTTAAGAGCAGTCACCAAGCTCTCAATCTTTACTTCACGACCTAGCCTCTCCTCTACAGCAGCCTTTAACACCCTCGCAATAGCTGTTAGATTACCATAGCCCCTATCTAATGCATCTTGAATAGAAAGGTCGCTATCCACCGCATCCCTAACCGCTTGGATTATGGTCAGTTTGACCGAAACCAAGTCAACTGTACCCAAGATTGATACGGATAATACCAAAAAATATAAAAGCGTTGCTGCAAACAGCCTCAAACCTTGATGAAGGTCGTATTAGCATACTCGGGAGGGTTGGACACCTCTGTAGCCATAAAGTGGCTTGAGGAAAAATACGATGCTAGAGTAGTAACTCTCACCGTGGACGTTGGGCAGCAAGAAGATCTGAAGGCTATAGCGGAGAAGGCTAAGATGCTGGGAGTCGAAAGACACTACAGCATCGACGCTAAAGCAGAGTTCGCTAAAGATTACATATATCCCTCAATTAAAGCCAACGGGCTCTACGAGGGTAAATATCCTCTCTCAACCGCACTCGCCAGACCACTTATAGCAAGCAAGCTCGTCGAAATAGCCCTAAAAGAGAAGGCTGATGCCGTCGCACACGGATGCACAGGGAAGGGTAACGACCAAGTCAGATTCGATGTAACGGTCAAAGCGCTGGCACCACAACTAAAGGTTATAGCTCCGGTGCGCGAGTGGAACCTGTCGAGAGAGGAAGAGATAAAGTATGCAAAAGAGCGTGGTGTGCCTGTTGAGGAGAAGAAATCCGTTTTCAGCATAGATCAGAATCTATGGGGTAGGTCGATAGAAAGCGGTCCGCTTGAGCAGCCTGACTTTGAGCCGCCTGAAGATGCGTTTGAGTGGGTTAAGCCGCTGTCGAAGACGCCTGATGAGCCCGGTTATGTTGAGTTGGGGTTTGAGGATGGTGTACCAGTTTCTATAGATGGCTCAGAGATGGCACCTATTGAGCTCATATCTTCGCTTAATAAGAAAGCCGGTCTGCA comes from the Nitrososphaerota archaeon genome and includes:
- a CDS encoding argininosuccinate synthase, which gives rise to MKVVLAYSGGLDTSVAIKWLEEKYDARVVTLTVDVGQQEDLKAIAEKAKMLGVERHYSIDAKAEFAKDYIYPSIKANGLYEGKYPLSTALARPLIASKLVEIALKEKADAVAHGCTGKGNDQVRFDVTVKALAPQLKVIAPVREWNLSREEEIKYAKERGVPVEEKKSVFSIDQNLWGRSIESGPLEQPDFEPPEDAFEWVKPLSKTPDEPGYVELGFEDGVPVSIDGSEMAPIELISSLNKKAGLHGVGVIDHIEDRLVGIKSREVYECPAAVCILEAHRDLEKMVLTRHQLMFKELVDREWAWLVYTGLWVEPLRRNLDAFIDSTQKAVNGSVRLKLYKGGLRVVGRKAKRSLYDIKLATYDKTSVFQQKAAEGFINLWGLPSVTAYQLSEK
- the argH gene encoding argininosuccinate lyase; amino-acid sequence: MVKGVLRRGRLPEEMDKSALEYTSSLPIDEEIFEADLKVTEAHVVMLIKQKIIPSEAGAKILSALQEIGARGYGEVAKEGFEDIHEAIEAKVIEIVGEQQGGWIHTGRSRNDEVATCLRIRLREYLLDVAENLITLLQTLLDKARSEKDTLAPGFTHTQIAQPTTFGHLLLAHVEALSRDLTRLLEVYGRVNLSPLGSGALTTTGYKIDRRLTADLLGFDGILGNSVDAVGSRDFILEAMAAYALIATDLSRLCEEIILFSSDGYKMVELADEFSSTSSIMPQKKNPDSAEIARAKCARIVGLLTAAFTLCKGLPFSYNRDLQELNALLWESCKLTLATLRVVERMVATLKVDRGRMRMLVEQSYATATELADTLVRECGIPFRTAHTIVGMVVKEAVENGVEPSQISLEMINRCSKKVLGRTLTLSEEAVRNALNPTTFIARREVDGGPAPQTLAKALLEKENWLEGMRSSIKEKRLRLEKAYERLSRIVSEYAKLQ